A stretch of the Mycobacterium shigaense genome encodes the following:
- the eccD gene encoding type VII secretion integral membrane protein EccD, translating into MTAVADALQADIEGISQPRAVVVGIMAGEGVQIGVLLDANAPVSVMTEPLLKVVNSRLRELGETPLEATGRGRWALCLVDGTPLRATQSLTEQDIYDGDRLWIRFLVDTEKRSQVVEHISTAVSQSLSKRFAAINPVVALQVGAAMVASGVTVASALLLWYRVHHNSWLSTIFGLVIGAVMLGVSVMLLMRAQTNEDRRVGDTMLLSSLAPLAVGAAAAPPGGVGSPHGLLGFAVLTITATLALRFTGRRLGTYTAIVTVSGITAVAALARMVAMTGAVTLLTSVVLISVIGYQCAPAIARRLSGIKLPVFPSATSRWVFEARPDLPTTVTRTGGGPPVLEGPASVRDVLLQAERARSFLTGLLTGLGVLMVVSLAGLSDPHTGQRWLPLLLAAFSAGFLMLRGRSYVDRWQAITLAGTSVLIVGAVVLRYALTLQSPLSVSISVAILVLLPAAGLTAAAVVPNTVYSPLFRKFVEWIEYLCLMPIFPLALWLMNVYAAIRYR; encoded by the coding sequence ATGACTGCGGTAGCTGACGCGCTACAGGCTGACATCGAGGGAATCTCACAGCCTCGGGCGGTTGTAGTTGGCATTATGGCCGGTGAAGGCGTGCAAATCGGCGTTCTGTTGGACGCCAATGCGCCCGTGTCGGTGATGACCGAACCGCTATTGAAAGTGGTCAACAGCCGTTTGCGGGAACTCGGCGAGACCCCGCTGGAAGCCACCGGGCGGGGCCGGTGGGCCCTGTGCCTGGTCGACGGGACGCCCCTGCGGGCCACCCAGTCACTGACCGAGCAAGACATCTACGACGGGGACCGGCTGTGGATCCGGTTCCTCGTCGACACCGAGAAGCGCTCGCAGGTTGTCGAGCACATCTCCACCGCGGTCTCGCAGAGCCTCAGCAAACGATTCGCCGCCATCAACCCCGTCGTTGCGCTGCAGGTCGGCGCGGCGATGGTGGCGAGCGGCGTCACCGTCGCATCCGCTCTGCTGCTCTGGTATCGCGTGCACCACAACTCGTGGCTGAGCACCATCTTCGGCCTGGTCATCGGCGCCGTGATGCTGGGTGTCTCCGTGATGCTGCTGATGCGCGCCCAGACGAACGAGGACCGGCGCGTCGGCGACACGATGCTGCTCAGCAGCCTGGCACCGCTGGCCGTCGGCGCCGCAGCGGCGCCTCCCGGCGGAGTGGGCTCCCCGCACGGACTGCTGGGCTTCGCGGTCCTCACCATCACCGCGACGCTGGCGCTGCGCTTCACCGGCCGACGGCTGGGGACCTACACCGCGATCGTGACCGTCAGCGGCATCACCGCGGTCGCGGCCCTGGCGCGGATGGTCGCGATGACCGGTGCGGTGACGTTGTTGACCAGCGTGGTGCTGATCAGCGTCATCGGCTACCAATGCGCGCCCGCGATTGCCCGCCGTCTCTCCGGTATCAAGCTGCCCGTTTTCCCGTCGGCGACTAGCCGCTGGGTCTTCGAGGCCCGGCCGGACCTGCCCACGACCGTCACGCGCACCGGCGGAGGCCCGCCCGTCCTCGAGGGGCCGGCGTCGGTCCGCGACGTGCTGCTGCAGGCCGAACGCGCCCGGTCGTTCCTTACCGGCCTGCTGACCGGGCTCGGCGTCCTCATGGTGGTCTCGCTGGCTGGACTGTCCGACCCGCACACCGGGCAACGGTGGCTGCCACTGCTGCTGGCCGCCTTTAGCGCTGGCTTCCTGATGCTGCGCGGGCGTTCCTACGTCGACCGATGGCAGGCGATCACCCTGGCCGGCACTTCGGTGCTCATCGTCGGCGCGGTGGTGTTGCGCTACGCTCTGACGCTGCAGTCGCCGCTGTCGGTGTCTATCAGCGTCGCGATCCTCGTGCTGCTGCCCGCGGCGGGCCTGACGGCCGCGGCGGTCGTCCCCAACACCGTGTACAGCCCGCTGTTCCGCAAGTTCGTGGAATGGATCGAATACCTCTGCCTCATGCCAATCTTCCCGCTGGCATTGTGGTTGATGAATGTTTATGCGGCGATCCGGTACCGGTAA
- a CDS encoding S8 family serine peptidase, which yields MRRSGTGNGRVWRGRASRATVAALLLTTGALAGLPPASAIAPPTVDPGAVPPDGPPGPPAPMKQNSYCTEVGVLPGTNFRLQPKYMDMLNLQEAWQFGRGAGQKVAVIDTGVSPHPRFQHLIPGGDYIMGGDGLSDCDAHGTIVASMIGAAPAGGASAPPVAAPRKPVTIPTTEPPPKAPPPQTVTLSPLPQTVTMVPPTEAPPLGPFGAPPPPPEAPPAPALPAAPAAPASPSQAPPAPPAPPPPPAPPAPGAANHGGGTITIPSYHGGGQVAKVDNPTAPRPLAPPPSPPPAPAPGQAADAYSGIAPDVDIISIRQSSQAFGLKDAYTGDEDPQSAAKITSIDTMARAIVHAANLGASVINISDVTCMSARNIIEQRSLGAAVRYAAVDKNVVIVAAAGDSSKRDCKQNPSQNPLQPKDPRNWGAVNTVVTPSWFSDYVLTVGAVDGDGHPLTQGGQGQASTSIAGPWVGIAAPGNDVIGLSPRDDGLINAIDGPDNSLLVPVGTSFSTAIVSGVAALVRAKYPRLSSYQIINRLTRTARAPARGVDNQVGYGVIDPVAALTWDVPDGPPKPPQQLSIPLNIPKAAPPRDMVPVWVAAGGLTAALLIGGAVFGVSILMKRRKQQ from the coding sequence ATGCGGCGATCCGGTACCGGTAATGGCAGGGTGTGGCGTGGTCGCGCGTCTCGCGCGACCGTCGCTGCGCTGTTGCTCACCACAGGTGCATTAGCCGGCTTGCCTCCCGCGTCGGCCATCGCCCCGCCGACGGTCGACCCCGGCGCGGTGCCGCCGGACGGGCCGCCGGGGCCGCCGGCCCCGATGAAGCAGAACTCGTACTGCACCGAAGTCGGCGTGCTGCCCGGCACCAATTTTCGGCTGCAGCCGAAATACATGGACATGCTGAACCTGCAGGAGGCGTGGCAGTTCGGCCGCGGCGCCGGGCAAAAGGTCGCGGTCATCGACACCGGGGTGTCCCCGCACCCGCGGTTCCAGCACCTGATCCCCGGCGGGGACTACATCATGGGCGGCGACGGACTGTCGGACTGCGACGCCCACGGCACCATCGTGGCGTCGATGATCGGCGCGGCGCCGGCCGGCGGCGCGTCCGCACCGCCGGTGGCCGCACCGCGCAAGCCGGTGACCATCCCGACTACCGAACCGCCGCCGAAAGCGCCGCCGCCGCAGACCGTCACGCTGTCACCGTTGCCGCAGACCGTGACGATGGTGCCGCCGACGGAAGCACCACCTCTCGGCCCTTTCGGAGCACCACCGCCGCCGCCCGAGGCACCGCCCGCGCCGGCTCTGCCGGCTGCACCCGCCGCGCCTGCCTCGCCGTCGCAGGCTCCGCCGGCGCCGCCCGCGCCGCCGCCGCCTCCGGCGCCGCCCGCCCCGGGAGCCGCTAACCATGGCGGCGGCACCATCACGATTCCCAGCTACCACGGGGGCGGGCAGGTCGCAAAGGTAGACAATCCGACCGCCCCGCGCCCGCTGGCGCCGCCGCCTTCGCCGCCGCCGGCTCCGGCGCCGGGACAAGCGGCCGACGCCTACAGCGGGATCGCGCCCGACGTGGACATCATCTCGATCCGGCAGTCCAGCCAGGCCTTCGGCCTCAAGGACGCCTACACCGGCGATGAGGATCCGCAGTCCGCGGCGAAGATCACCAGCATCGACACGATGGCACGGGCGATCGTGCATGCCGCTAACTTGGGCGCCTCGGTCATCAACATCTCCGACGTGACCTGCATGAGTGCGCGCAACATCATCGAGCAGCGCTCGCTGGGCGCGGCGGTCCGCTACGCGGCGGTCGACAAGAACGTCGTCATCGTGGCTGCGGCCGGTGACAGCAGCAAGCGCGACTGCAAGCAGAACCCGAGTCAGAATCCGTTGCAGCCCAAGGATCCTCGCAACTGGGGCGCTGTCAACACCGTCGTCACACCGTCGTGGTTCAGCGACTATGTGCTGACCGTCGGCGCCGTCGACGGCGACGGCCACCCGCTCACCCAGGGCGGTCAGGGGCAGGCATCGACCAGCATCGCGGGCCCGTGGGTGGGGATCGCCGCACCGGGCAACGATGTCATCGGGCTTTCGCCCCGCGACGACGGCCTGATCAACGCGATCGACGGGCCGGACAACTCGTTGCTGGTCCCGGTCGGCACCAGCTTCTCGACCGCGATCGTGTCCGGCGTGGCCGCGCTGGTCCGCGCCAAGTACCCGCGCCTGTCGTCGTACCAGATCATCAACCGGTTGACCCGTACCGCCAGAGCGCCGGCCCGCGGGGTGGACAACCAGGTCGGCTACGGTGTCATCGACCCGGTCGCCGCGCTGACCTGGGATGTTCCCGACGGGCCACCCAAGCCGCCGCAGCAGCTGTCGATACCGCTCAACATTCCGAAGGCCGCACCGCCCCGCGATATGGTGCCGGTGTGGGTGGCCGCCGGGGGATTGACGGCGGCGCTACTGATCGGCGGCGCGGTATTCGGTGTCTCGATACTGATGAAGCGCCGTAAGCAGCAATAG
- the eccA gene encoding type VII secretion AAA-ATPase EccA, translating into MSRPQATTEDARNALLAGLLASGVSVNGLQPSSNPQVAAQMFTTATALDPDMCDAWLARLLAGDQSVDVLSRAWATQRTFGWEIRRLGLSDLEFRPEVSDGMFLKLAVTSVESLACSYAAVLSEEKRYEEAAGLLDKVEPRHPFDEELVDYVRGILYFRTGRWPDVLTQFPEGKIWRNPALKAAGAAMATTALASLGVFEEAIRRGQDAIEADRVPGAANIALYTQGMCQRHLGREDEAVELLRRVYSRDPKFTPAREALDNVNFRLILTDPETIEARTDPWDPNSAPTREQTEAARHAEEAAKYMAEGDAELNAMLGMERAKREITLIKSTTKVNLARAKMGLPVPVTSRHTLLLGPPGTGKTSVARAFTKQLCGLTVLRKPLVVETSRTKLVGRYMADAEKNTEEMLEDALGGAVFFDEMHTLHETGYQTGDPYGNAIINTLLLYMENHRDELVVFGAGYAKAMDKMLEVNQGLRRRFSTVIEFFSYKPDELVALTKRMGEENQDVISDESAEALLPHYSNFYFDESYSEDGDLIRGIDTLGNAGFVRNVVEKARDHRSFRLDDEDLDAVLASDATEFTERQLLRFTELTRDDLVEGLSAAVAEKKKD; encoded by the coding sequence ATGAGCCGACCGCAAGCCACCACCGAGGACGCCCGCAACGCGTTGCTCGCCGGCCTGCTGGCCTCGGGAGTTTCCGTAAACGGGCTACAGCCCAGCAGTAACCCGCAGGTGGCAGCGCAGATGTTCACCACGGCAACCGCACTCGACCCGGACATGTGCGACGCCTGGCTGGCGCGGCTGCTGGCCGGTGACCAGAGCGTCGATGTCCTGTCCCGCGCGTGGGCGACGCAGCGCACCTTCGGCTGGGAGATCCGCCGGCTGGGTCTTTCGGATCTGGAGTTCCGTCCCGAGGTTTCCGACGGGATGTTTCTCAAACTCGCGGTCACCAGCGTGGAGTCGCTGGCCTGCAGCTACGCCGCCGTGCTGTCCGAGGAGAAGCGGTACGAAGAGGCCGCGGGGCTGCTCGACAAGGTCGAGCCGCGCCATCCCTTCGACGAAGAACTGGTCGACTACGTCCGCGGCATCCTGTACTTCCGCACCGGGCGGTGGCCGGATGTCCTCACCCAATTCCCCGAGGGAAAGATCTGGCGCAACCCCGCGCTCAAGGCCGCGGGTGCCGCAATGGCCACGACCGCGCTGGCGTCCTTGGGGGTTTTCGAGGAAGCCATCCGGCGCGGACAGGACGCCATCGAGGCGGACCGGGTACCCGGCGCGGCGAACATCGCGCTGTACACCCAGGGCATGTGCCAGCGGCACCTCGGCCGCGAAGACGAGGCCGTCGAGCTGTTACGCCGGGTGTACTCGCGGGACCCGAAATTCACTCCAGCGCGAGAAGCGCTGGACAACGTCAACTTTCGGCTGATCCTGACAGATCCAGAGACGATCGAGGCCCGCACCGACCCGTGGGACCCGAACAGCGCGCCAACACGCGAGCAGACCGAGGCGGCGCGGCACGCCGAGGAGGCCGCGAAGTACATGGCCGAGGGCGACGCCGAGCTCAACGCGATGCTCGGCATGGAGCGGGCCAAACGCGAGATCACGCTCATCAAGTCGACGACGAAGGTCAACCTGGCGCGCGCCAAAATGGGCTTGCCGGTACCCGTCACCTCCCGCCACACCCTGTTGCTCGGGCCGCCCGGTACCGGCAAGACGTCGGTCGCCCGCGCGTTCACCAAACAACTGTGCGGGCTGACCGTGCTGCGTAAGCCGTTGGTCGTCGAGACGAGCCGCACCAAGCTGGTGGGTCGGTACATGGCCGACGCCGAGAAGAACACCGAGGAGATGCTCGAGGATGCGCTGGGCGGCGCGGTCTTCTTCGACGAGATGCACACCCTGCACGAGACGGGCTACCAGACCGGGGACCCGTACGGTAACGCGATCATCAACACCCTGCTGCTCTACATGGAGAATCACCGCGACGAGCTGGTGGTCTTCGGCGCCGGATACGCCAAGGCCATGGACAAGATGCTCGAGGTCAACCAGGGTCTGCGGCGGCGGTTTTCGACCGTGATCGAGTTCTTCAGCTACAAGCCCGACGAGCTGGTGGCCCTCACCAAGAGGATGGGCGAGGAAAATCAGGACGTCATCAGCGACGAATCAGCCGAGGCCCTGCTGCCGCACTACTCCAATTTCTATTTCGACGAGAGCTACTCCGAGGACGGGGATCTGATCCGCGGCATCGACACGCTCGGCAACGCCGGCTTCGTCCGCAACGTGGTGGAGAAGGCGCGCGACCACCGCAGCTTCCGGTTGGACGACGAGGACCTGGACGCGGTGCTGGCCAGCGACGCCACCGAGTTCACGGAGCGCCAACTGCTCCGGTTCACGGAGCTCACCCGCGACGATCTGGTCGAGGGCCTGAGCGCGGCGGTTGCCGAGAAAAAGAAAGATTGA
- the eccE gene encoding type VII secretion protein EccE codes for MKAQRTFGLSLSWSRLTVVFLVDIAILVIASHCPDSWQGEYRIAWWVGVALAAIITLLSVVTHHGLTLTSGLAGWLWDWSADPRTTLAAGCTPAVDYQRRFGRDKVGVREHEGHLVTVIAVDGGEGHRPRTAESPSLLVQSVAAGLRQFDVHLDGIDIVSVQVRRGGNAAELSKLDKLGPEEWGLVSDQPASYVRRTWLVLRMNPQLNVAAVAARDSLASTLVAATERLAQDLDGQGCAARTLTADEVAEVDSAVLADLEPTWSRPGWRYLKHFNGFATSFWLTPSDITTEAVDQLWEPETEATVLTIRLTNHDGRPEVAGWVRYHSDSRKPKGISGGLNRLTGRQLAAVRASLPAPTRRAVLTVPTRELFADDYLVLQVGQVRESAEHLPAAQ; via the coding sequence ATGAAGGCTCAGCGCACGTTTGGGTTGTCGTTGTCCTGGTCGCGGCTGACGGTGGTGTTTCTCGTCGACATCGCGATCTTAGTGATCGCCAGCCACTGCCCGGACTCCTGGCAGGGGGAGTACCGCATCGCGTGGTGGGTGGGAGTCGCCCTCGCCGCGATTATCACCCTGCTGTCCGTGGTCACCCACCACGGCCTCACGCTGACCTCCGGACTGGCCGGATGGCTGTGGGACTGGTCCGCCGATCCGCGCACCACACTGGCCGCCGGATGCACGCCCGCGGTCGACTACCAGCGCCGGTTCGGTCGCGACAAGGTCGGCGTCCGCGAGCACGAAGGCCACCTCGTTACGGTGATCGCCGTGGACGGCGGCGAGGGCCATCGTCCACGCACCGCGGAATCGCCCAGCCTGCTCGTGCAGTCGGTGGCGGCCGGGCTGCGCCAATTCGACGTCCACCTGGACGGCATCGACATCGTCTCGGTGCAGGTGCGCCGCGGCGGTAATGCCGCCGAGCTGTCGAAACTCGACAAGTTGGGCCCCGAGGAGTGGGGCCTGGTGAGCGATCAGCCCGCGTCGTATGTGCGGCGCACCTGGTTGGTGCTGCGGATGAACCCGCAGCTCAACGTGGCCGCTGTGGCGGCCCGCGACTCCCTGGCGTCCACCCTGGTTGCGGCCACCGAGCGGCTGGCCCAAGATCTCGACGGGCAGGGCTGCGCGGCGCGAACGCTGACCGCCGACGAGGTCGCCGAGGTCGACAGCGCCGTGCTGGCCGATCTGGAGCCGACGTGGAGCCGCCCGGGCTGGCGCTACCTCAAGCACTTCAACGGGTTCGCGACCAGCTTCTGGTTGACGCCGTCCGACATCACCACCGAGGCCGTCGACCAGCTGTGGGAACCGGAAACGGAGGCGACCGTGCTGACCATCCGGCTGACCAACCACGACGGGCGGCCCGAGGTGGCCGGTTGGGTGCGGTATCACAGCGACAGCCGCAAACCCAAGGGAATTTCCGGTGGCCTCAACCGCCTCACCGGCCGGCAACTGGCTGCGGTGCGGGCCAGCCTGCCCGCCCCGACGAGGCGGGCCGTGCTCACGGTGCCGACCCGCGAGTTGTTCGCCGACGATTATTTGGTTCTGCAGGTAGGCCAGGTTCGAGAAAGCGCTGAGCACCTGCCCGCCGCCCAATGA
- a CDS encoding ESX secretion-associated protein EspG has protein sequence MDQQTTRTDITVNVDGFWMLQALLDIRHVAPELRCRPYVSTDSSDWLNDHPGMAVMRDNGIVIGDQVHEDVAARMRVLAAPDLEVVALLSRGKLLYGVVDEENAPPGSRDIPENEFRVVLARRGQHWVSAVRVGSDITVDDVAVADSASIASLVLDGLESIHHAEPAAINAVNVPLEEMLEATKSWQESGFNVFSGGDLRRMGISAATVAALGQALSDPAAEVAVYARQYQDDAKGPSASVLSLKDGSGGRIALYQQARTAGSGEAWLAICPATPQLVQVGVKTVLDTLPYGEWKTHSRV, from the coding sequence ATGGACCAACAGACCACACGCACCGACATCACCGTCAACGTCGACGGGTTCTGGATGCTCCAGGCGCTCCTGGATATCCGGCACGTCGCTCCGGAGCTGCGGTGCCGACCGTACGTCTCGACCGATTCCAGTGACTGGCTGAACGACCACCCGGGGATGGCGGTGATGCGTGACAACGGCATCGTCATCGGCGATCAGGTGCACGAGGACGTTGCGGCCCGGATGCGGGTGCTGGCTGCGCCCGACCTGGAGGTAGTCGCCCTGCTGTCGCGGGGCAAGCTGCTTTACGGCGTGGTCGACGAGGAGAACGCGCCCCCGGGTTCGCGGGATATCCCGGAGAACGAGTTCCGCGTGGTCCTGGCCCGCCGCGGCCAGCATTGGGTCTCGGCGGTCCGGGTCGGCAGCGACATCACCGTCGACGATGTCGCTGTCGCGGACAGCGCCTCCATCGCCTCGCTGGTGCTGGACGGCCTGGAATCGATTCACCACGCGGAGCCGGCCGCCATCAATGCGGTCAACGTCCCGCTCGAGGAAATGCTCGAAGCAACGAAGTCGTGGCAGGAGTCGGGCTTCAACGTGTTCTCCGGCGGTGACCTGCGGCGAATGGGTATCAGCGCTGCCACCGTGGCCGCCCTCGGCCAAGCCCTGTCGGACCCGGCCGCCGAGGTCGCCGTCTACGCGCGGCAGTACCAGGACGACGCCAAGGGCCCCAGTGCCTCGGTGTTGTCGCTCAAAGACGGCTCCGGCGGCCGGATCGCGCTCTACCAGCAGGCGCGGACCGCGGGTTCGGGGGAGGCCTGGCTGGCCATCTGCCCGGCAACCCCGCAGCTGGTGCAAGTGGGCGTCAAGACGGTGCTCGACACCCTGCCGTACGGCGAGTGGAAGACCCATAGCAGGGTCTAA